A region of the Chryseobacterium gotjawalense genome:
ACCGAAGCCAGTTATCGTGAAAATTCAAACTTTATCGAATATGACTCGAAAACAACTGCCAGAGTTGGTGATGTTTTGGTAGAAGAACAAACCGACATCAATTCTATCATTAATAATTCGGAAGGCATTTCGGTGAGTCTTCATATTTACAGAACTCCGAAATTATGGGTGGAAGGCGTCAGAATTTTTGACACTGAAAACCGAAAAATCGCCTACCTCTCCAGTGAAGCGAAATCCTGCTCCTGGAATTTACCGCAAAATCATTACAAAAAAATCATTCAAATATAACATACTAAATTTCATTTCAAATTAAATTTCATTCATTAGAAAATCACAACTTGTTGTGGTTTTTTTGTTCAATTCATTTTATTGTTGAAAAGGAATAATCTTTAAATTTGTGATATCCTTAATTGCAAAAAAAATTCCGGTTAATCTGACCGTTTCAAAAAAAACTAAAATGATAAAAAACGAAACTTTAAGCTTTCTAAAAACTCTCGAAAGAAACAATAACCGCGTCTGGTTTAATGAAAACAAAGATCAATACGAAAAAGCGAAAGACGATGTGTTATCTTTTGTTGAAACTTTAATTCAGGAAATTGCTGAATTTGATGAAGAAATTTTGAAAATTGATCCTAAAAAATCTCTGTTTCGAATTTATCGTGACACGCGTTTTTCTAAAGATAAAACTCCGTATAAAACGCATTTCGGCGTAAGTTTAGGGATGGGAAAAGGCAGTAAAATTTCGGGATATTACCTGCATATCGAACCGGGCAAATCTTTTCTGGCTGGCGGAGTTTATAATCCGGAACCTGCGATTTTAAAAGAAATCCGAAAGGAAATTTCGGCCAGTGGTGACGATTTTTTAAAGATTTTAGAACAGAACGATTTCCGGAATAATTTCCGTGGATTAAGTGTAGAAAGCAAATTAAAAAGAGTTCCCACCGGTTTTGAAAAGAACCATCCGATGGCAGAATATCTGAAACTGAAAAGTTTTACCGTTAGCCATCCGGTTTCTGACGATTCACTTTTTGCCCGGGAGGCAGCCAAAAATTTCGCGGAAATTTTCCGGAGTATTCAACCGCTGAATAATTTCCTGGAATTGCCTTTCCATTAAAAAGACTTCTGTTTTAAAGAATCAATCGTTGTCTGAATATCCTGATCGTTCGGATGAATGGAGTAATACTTGGCAATTTTACCGGTTTGATCAATGATCATAAATCGTGGCACCCAATTCAAATCGATGTAATTATTGAAATTGTTTTTCCAACCTTCGTCAAACCAATAATTTTCCTGGGAGGTAATTTCATATTTATCCAATCCTCTTTTCCACTGTTCGTGGGAACGGTCCAGCGAAAAATACACAAAGTCTATTTCGGGATTTTTTTCTTTTAACTCTTTTGTAGCAGGCAGTGCGAGGATACAGTCGCGACACCAACTCGCCCAGAAATCAATAATTAAGATTCGGCCTTCGTGTTTTTTCAAAACATCTGAGATGGAAATTTTCTTTCCTTCCAGAGCGGTTATTTTTTGGTTTAAAGCCTCTTCTGAAAATTCGGTTTTGTTAATTTCGGGAACTTTTTGTGCAAAAAATATCGTTGAAATTAATAATAGAAATAGTTGAATTAGTTTTTTCATTTTTAAATTTTTTCAAATAAAACGATGGAATAATGAGTATTAATTGTTGCTTTTCCGTTTTGAACAGTAATGATTTCCCCCGAATAAGCATCCCGAAGACGAATGCCATCATCAAAAATTCCCGATACCGAAATTTCTTTAATTCCAGAATTCAAGTCTAAACCGATTAACACTTTATCATCATTATAACTTCTCGTGAACCAGTATGGCGAAGAGGAAATCATTTGGTGAACGCCCGCTCCTACTGAAGGATGATCCGCTCTGAATTTCCCTAATTTCTGATAATGTTCCAATAGTTTTTGAGTAGCTAAATTATTTTTTGAATCATTCCAGTTCATGTTCGAACGGAGATTTGCATCGCCTTCTGCACCAGCGACCGCTAATATTCTGGCCGTTTCATCTCCGTAATAAACCTGTGAAATTCCAGGTGCTAATAATAATTTTGTTCCTGCCTCATAAGTTCTTTTCCTTTCCTTGTCAAAGGGTGAACCGTCATCATGAGAAGTTAAATAATT
Encoded here:
- a CDS encoding TlpA family protein disulfide reductase → MKKLIQLFLLLISTIFFAQKVPEINKTEFSEEALNQKITALEGKKISISDVLKKHEGRILIIDFWASWCRDCILALPATKELKEKNPEIDFVYFSLDRSHEQWKRGLDKYEITSQENYWFDEGWKNNFNNYIDLNWVPRFMIIDQTGKIAKYYSIHPNDQDIQTTIDSLKQKSF
- a CDS encoding DUF2461 domain-containing protein, with protein sequence MIKNETLSFLKTLERNNNRVWFNENKDQYEKAKDDVLSFVETLIQEIAEFDEEILKIDPKKSLFRIYRDTRFSKDKTPYKTHFGVSLGMGKGSKISGYYLHIEPGKSFLAGGVYNPEPAILKEIRKEISASGDDFLKILEQNDFRNNFRGLSVESKLKRVPTGFEKNHPMAEYLKLKSFTVSHPVSDDSLFAREAAKNFAEIFRSIQPLNNFLELPFH